In Balneola sp., one genomic interval encodes:
- a CDS encoding histidine phosphatase family protein yields MKQIFTIRHGETDNNKVGIMQGRGLDASINETGKLQAEAIRDALKPIQVGKIIASSLVRTHETVQPLANERNLSIEKYSELDELDFGEFEGKVFMDFENEIMALHDQWVSGKVDVSPHGGESPQQAFDRANGKVMEVLESTKEENIVFMIHGRLTRILLSEWLGLGLKNMHKIEHQNGAINHLTWHEGKFEAVELNKTEHLVELV; encoded by the coding sequence ATGAAACAGATTTTCACTATTCGTCACGGAGAGACAGACAACAATAAAGTGGGTATTATGCAGGGGAGAGGTCTGGACGCTTCCATCAACGAAACCGGAAAGCTACAAGCTGAAGCTATTCGGGATGCGCTAAAACCCATTCAAGTAGGTAAAATCATTGCCAGTAGTTTGGTTAGAACGCACGAAACGGTACAACCTTTGGCTAATGAAAGAAATTTATCAATAGAGAAATATTCAGAACTCGATGAGTTGGATTTCGGGGAATTTGAAGGCAAAGTATTTATGGATTTTGAGAATGAAATCATGGCTCTGCATGATCAATGGGTTTCTGGAAAGGTGGATGTCAGTCCCCATGGGGGTGAGTCGCCACAACAAGCTTTTGACCGGGCAAATGGCAAAGTCATGGAAGTGCTTGAATCAACCAAAGAGGAAAATATAGTTTTTATGATTCATGGGAGATTAACCCGCATTTTACTTTCAGAGTGGTTGGGACTTGGACTCAAAAACATGCACAAAATTGAGCATCAAAACGGAGCCATCAACCACCTTACCTGGCATGAAGGGAAATTTGAGGCAGTGGAGTTGAATAAAACGGAGCATTTGGTTGAGCTTGTTTGA